Within Corynebacterium timonense, the genomic segment AGGTGGTCGACGAGCGCCACGGCGAGCGATTCCTGGCCGCGCGAGACCTCCTCGCGCTCCTCCTCCCACCCGCGCTCGCGGGCCAGCGCGAGGCGCCCGGTGAGGGCGCGGTAGGAACGCTGCTCGCCGGAGGTGGAGAAGATCGCCTTGACCTCCGGTTCCGGCAGGTGGGCGACCATGACGCGCCCTGAGGCCGTCGATAAGGCGGGGAGGCGAACGCCGACCTCGGTGACCAGCGAGACGGCGCGGGGCGCGCGGGCCTCGTGGAGGTAGACGACCTCGGAGCCCGCCAGGCGCGACAGGTGCGTGGAGCCGCCCACGAGAACGGCGATGGTCTCGAGGTCCTTCGCCGCGAAGCGCACGAGCGGCTGCTGCGTGGTGTAGGCGCTGGCCATGCGGTAGGCGGCCAGGCCGAGGCCGTAGGTGCCGGGGCCGGGCAGGTGCACCACAAAGCCGGAGTCTTGCAGCTCCGCGAGCAGGTGGTACGTGGATGAGCGAGGCAGGTCGAGCGCGCGCTGGATACGCGCGGCGGACAGGGGCGCGTCGCTGGAGGAGAGCAGCGTGAGGATGCGCAGGACGTTGTGCGCGGCGGGGACCTGGGGAGTGCTCACACCCTCCCTTGTACATCCCCGGGGCGGCGGTGTGTGAGACTTAGCCGTGTGACACACGGAAGGATGGACAGACGTTGAGTACCGCACGCACGCCCCGCCGCACCGGTTTTTCGGCCCGCCACCTGCACTTTATCGCGCTCGGGTCGGCGATTGGCACGGGCCTGTTCTACGGCTCCGCGGGCGCGATCCAGGCGGCGGGGCCCTCGGTGCTGCTGGTCTACCTGCTCGGCGGGGCGGTGGTGTACTTCATGCTGCGCGCGCTCGGCGAGATGGCGGTGCGCCACCCCGTCACCGGTTCCTTCGCCGAGTACACGCGCGCTCATCTCGGCGGGGCGGCCGGCTACCTGACGGGTTGGATGTTCGCCTTCGAGATGGTCATCGTCGCGCTGGCGGACCTCACCGCCATCGGCATCTACATGGGGTTCTGGTTCCCCGACGTCTCGCGGTGGGTGTGGGTCGTGGTCGCGCTGCTCATCGTGGGCGCGGCCAATCTGGCGTCGACACGCGTGTTCGGCGAGCTGGAGTTCTGGTTCACCATCGTGAAGGTCGGCGCGGTGATCGCGATGATCGTCGCCGGCGCCGCCGTGCTCGTTTTCGGGCTGGCGGGCACGGAGAGCACCGGCCCGCAGAACCTGGTCAACGACGGCGGCTTCTTCCCCAACGGCGTCGGCGGCATGGTCTCGGCGTTCATCCTCGTGCTTTTCGCCTTCGGCGGCACCGAGATCATCGGCGTGGCGGGCGCGGAGGCGCAGGACCCGGACCGCGCGATCCCCAAGGCGATCAACACCGTGCCCGTGCGCATCCTGCTCTTCTACGTGCTCGCGATCCTGGTGATCCTCATGATCAACCCGTGGCGCACCATCACGGGCGAGGAGTCGCCCTTCGTGCAAATCTTCTCCGCCCTCGGCGTGAACTGGGCCGCCGGCCTGCTCAACGTCGTGGTGATCACCGCGGCGCTGTCCGCCATCAACGCCGACACCTTCGGCGCCGGGCGCGTGCTCACCGGCCTGGCCCGGCAGCAGCTCGCCCCGCGGGTCATGGCCACGACGGTGCGCGGCGTGCCGGTGATGACCACCGTTATCCTGCTCGCCGTCATGGCCATCGGCGTCGTGCTCAACGCGCTCATCCCCGAGTCGGTTTTTGCCATCGTCGCCTCGCTGGCCACCTTCGCCACGATCTTCGTCTGGCTCATGATCCTGCTCGCGCACCTTGCTTCTCGACGCCACATGGGCCGCGCCGAAGCCTCCGAGCTGACCTACCGCGTCCCGTTGTGGCCCTGGGGCCAGTACTTCTCCGTCGCCTTCATCCTGTTCACCTTCGGCATCATGGCGTGGCTGCCCGAATACCGCCTCTCCCTCGCGGTGGGGGTGGCCTTCAGCGTGATTTGCGTGGCGGCCTACTACGCCACCGGCCGCCACCGCATCGACGGGATCAACGACCCGACCCCGGGTGCGCGGGCGGAGGTACTCTAGCGCCATGGCAGAACTCTTTACCCCCGCCACCGCCTGGTCGGGCCGCGACGACGGCCCCGGCCCACAGCACGCGAGGTGGCACAGCGTCATCGACACATCGAATGCCGGGCGCTGGCGCGACGCCGTCGCGCTGCTCGGCTTCGCGAGCGACGAGGGCGTGGCCCGCAACGGCGGCCGCCCGGGCGCGGCGGCCGGACCGGAGGCGCTGCGCGCGGCGCTCGGCGGGCTCGCGGTCCACCACCCCTGGCCGCTTGTCGACGCCGGCACGGTGACCACCCAGGGCGAGGACCTCGAGGGCGCGCAGGCCGAGGTGAGCGCCCGGGTGCGCGAACTCGCGGTCGGCGGCAACCTCGTAGTCGTGCTCGGTGGCGGGCACGAGACCTCCTTTGCCACCCACCGCGGCGTTGTCGAGGCCCTCGGGCCGCTGCAGGTGATCAACTTCGACGCGCATTTCGACCTGCGCCAGGCGGACCGGCCGACCTCGGGCACGCCGTTTCGCCAGATCGCGGAGCTGGTGGGGGACGACTTCGACTACTCCGTCTTCGGCATCTCCGAGCCGAACAACACGCCCGTGCTGTTCGACGCCGCCCGCGACCTC encodes:
- a CDS encoding IclR family transcriptional regulator; amino-acid sequence: MSTPQVPAAHNVLRILTLLSSSDAPLSAARIQRALDLPRSSTYHLLAELQDSGFVVHLPGPGTYGLGLAAYRMASAYTTQQPLVRFAAKDLETIAVLVGGSTHLSRLAGSEVVYLHEARAPRAVSLVTEVGVRLPALSTASGRVMVAHLPEPEVKAIFSTSGEQRSYRALTGRLALARERGWEEEREEVSRGQESLAVALVDHLGRPAAALAATFEAGSRDDAQRAEVVERLSAAARRVAGKFFGGE
- a CDS encoding amino acid permease codes for the protein MSTARTPRRTGFSARHLHFIALGSAIGTGLFYGSAGAIQAAGPSVLLVYLLGGAVVYFMLRALGEMAVRHPVTGSFAEYTRAHLGGAAGYLTGWMFAFEMVIVALADLTAIGIYMGFWFPDVSRWVWVVVALLIVGAANLASTRVFGELEFWFTIVKVGAVIAMIVAGAAVLVFGLAGTESTGPQNLVNDGGFFPNGVGGMVSAFILVLFAFGGTEIIGVAGAEAQDPDRAIPKAINTVPVRILLFYVLAILVILMINPWRTITGEESPFVQIFSALGVNWAAGLLNVVVITAALSAINADTFGAGRVLTGLARQQLAPRVMATTVRGVPVMTTVILLAVMAIGVVLNALIPESVFAIVASLATFATIFVWLMILLAHLASRRHMGRAEASELTYRVPLWPWGQYFSVAFILFTFGIMAWLPEYRLSLAVGVAFSVICVAAYYATGRHRIDGINDPTPGARAEVL
- the hutG gene encoding formimidoylglutamase; this encodes MAELFTPATAWSGRDDGPGPQHARWHSVIDTSNAGRWRDAVALLGFASDEGVARNGGRPGAAAGPEALRAALGGLAVHHPWPLVDAGTVTTQGEDLEGAQAEVSARVRELAVGGNLVVVLGGGHETSFATHRGVVEALGPLQVINFDAHFDLRQADRPTSGTPFRQIAELVGDDFDYSVFGISEPNNTPVLFDAARDLGVRTVLDVELAELSPRECARAAASAVAGSAPIHLSIDLDVLPAAVAPGVSAPAGFGVAAEKLRAMVTAVAATGRVALVDVVELNPQYDVDNRTAKVAARLIHDIVDAHVRAVAAG